In Thalassophryne amazonica chromosome 14, fThaAma1.1, whole genome shotgun sequence, one DNA window encodes the following:
- the LOC117525310 gene encoding olfactory receptor 10J4-like — translation MKELNLTYITLGGHVELYKYRYLYFMILFAVYILIICCNSTIVCLIYLHNDLHEPMYIFIAALLVNAVLFSTAFYPKLLIDFLSEKQMISYVGCVSQCFLFYSLGCSEFLLLAAMAYDRFVSICKPLQYHTIMTKTNIIIALVSAWLVPACHVLIAVALSANRKLCDFTLKGIFCNNSVQKLQCVRSTILTLYGVVVLFNVEILPVLFILFTYTKILRICYQSSADVRKKAAETCLPHLLVLITFSCMIITDVIMVRLESNIPKIVCLIMSLQVIVCHPLFNPLIYGLKMKEISKHFKKLFCQVKGKGFVKN, via the coding sequence atgaaggAACTAAACCTGACATATATAACTCTTGGTGGTCATGTGGAATTATACAAATACAGATATCTTTATTTTATGATCTTGTTTGCAGTTTATATTCTAATAATCTGCTGCAATTCTACTATTGTTTGTCTGATCTACCTTCATAACGACCTCCATGAGCCAATGTACATTTTCATTGCAGCTTTATTAGTGAATGCAGTTCTTTTTAGTACTGCATTCTACCCAAAGCTTTTAATTGATTTTTTATCTGAAAAACAGATGATATCATATGTAGGCTGTGTGTCTCAGTGTTTTCTGTTTTACTCTTTAGGATGTTCTGAGTTTTTACTCTTAGCAGCCATGGCTTATGACAGGTTTGTGTCTATATGTAAACCTCTGCAGTATCACACCAttatgacaaaaacaaacatcattATTGCTCTGGTTTCAGCTTGGCTTGTGCCAGCTTGTCATGTTCTGATCGCAGTTGCACTGAGTGCCAACAGGAAGCTTTGTGACTTTACTTTGAAAGGAATTTTTTGTAATAATTCAGTGCAAAAACTCCAGTGTGTGAGATCAACAATACTAACTCTATATGGTGTTGTGGTTTTGTTCAATGTTGAAATTTTACCTGTGCTCTTCATACTTTTTACATACACAAAGATTCTTAGAATCTGTTACCAAAGTAGTGCAGATGTGAGGAAAAAAGCTGCAGAGACCTGTTTACCCCACCTGCTGGTTTTAATCACCTTTTCATGTATGATTATAACTGATGTTATTATGGTCCGACTGGAATCAAATATTCCAAAAATTGTTTGTTTAATAATGTCTTTACAAGTTATTGTCTGTCATCctctgtttaatccacttatatatggactgaaaatgaaagaaatttCAAAACACTTTAAGAAGCTGTTCTGTCAAGTAAAAGGGAAGGGATTCGTAAAgaactga